The sequence ATGAGGAACTTCGCCAGATGATGGCTCTGGAGCCAGGTGCTGATTCGGCCAGGGAAATTGGCCGCCTTCTGGGCGAGATCAATGAGGAAGAGCACAGCAATGGCAGGCCATTGCTCAGCGCCGTAGCAGTGGACCCCACTACCAGAATGCCCGGTGAAGGATTCTTCAGATACGCCAGGCAGGTCAATAAATTCGCCGGCGAAACAGAAGAAGACAAGCGCCAATTCTGGCGGGATGAAATCCAGAAGGTATATGAAGTCTGGTAGTCACACCCTCAATCAATGATCTACTGCTAGTACTCCTTATCTCCCCCCAGAATACCGCCAAGGATGCCGCCGCCTATGCCAGCAAAGCCACTCTTCTCACCCCGCTGCTCGAAGCGCGCCGCTGCATAGAGCCGGTCCGCCAGACGAGAAAAGGGCAGGCTTTGCAGGTAGAGGAGTCCTGGGCCGGTCATCTTCGCCAAAACAATGCCTTCCCCGCCGAAAAGAGCGTTCTTGAAGCCGCCCACAAACTCGATGTCGTAGTCCACGGACGGAGCAAAGGCCACCAGGCATCCGGTATCCACCCGCAAGGTCTCCAGATCGCGGAGCTCTCTCTTCATGATTGTGCCTCCTGCGTGCACGAAAGCCAGGCCATCGCCCTCCAGTCTTTGCAAGATAAAACCTTCACCACCGAACAGCCCTGTCCCCAGTTTCTTGGTGAAGGCCACCTCGATTTCTATGCCTTCGGCAGCGCACAGGAAGGCATCCTTTTGACACAGAAAACTGCCGCCCAACTTGTCGAGCTCAAGGGGAATTATCTTCCCGGGATAGGGAGCACCGAAAGCCACACGGGCTTTTTCATTGCCATTGTTGAGAAAGGTGGTAATAAAAAAGCTCTCCCCTGTGAGCATTCGTTTGAACCCTCTGAAGAGTCCTCCTCCAGTGGAGGTTTGCATCACAATGCTGTCGTCCATGTACATCATGGCCCCGGCCTCGGCTCTCACACCTTCGCCAGGGTCAAGTTCCACTTCCACAATCTGCATATCATCGCCAAGAATCCGGTAGTCAATCACATCAGCCATTGCAATTCCTCCGACTGTCTGTTGCCAATTCAGAAAAGCCTGAAATTTACCGCCAGCACCAATATAATAACACCACAGACAGCGTCCAGCCACTGTCCTGGTGTTCATACACGCCTCAGCTGTATGTGCTCCTCTATCCAATCGGTGTTCACCCGGACGGAGCCCAGCAGCCCGGCATCTCCTCTGTGTACGCCACCATTGTCAAATAATGAAGGTAATTGGTAGCATGGCGTCATTCTATTGCTGCCCCTAGCGCAACCTGAAGCTTGCGCCTGCCGGTGGCGCTGCGCGCAGTTGCAGGGCTCACAGTGTACGGCAACCCGGATAATCAGTAGCTGCAGGCTTTAGCCTGCGTTTGCCCACGATCAACATCGTCTTTACATATATATCTATTTCCTGCTGCCTGACCACCCCCTGCCTGCTCTCCGCACCGCCATTTCTTATCTCGAAAACATTATCCTAAGATAAATATCAGACTATCTTTGAAGCATTTATTCTAGATTATCAGATAGTTGTCTGACTAAAGCCAACGGCAACCTAGCAGAAGAACTTTGTAATCCTATGGACGTGCAATTTTGTCAAGAAATTCAGATGGGGTGAGAATTAACACAGGAGGATCAGGAACGCTCAACATGTGCTCATCACCAGAGATAATCGCCTCAGCCTTACCGCTCAATGCACACCAGATGAACTTGTCGTCTTCGGGGTCATCTAGTATCACGGGCGGTCCCGTAGGCACGGTAATGATTTCAAACCAGGGAAGGATTTCAACTGAAATCAGATAGTCAATTTCTTTTTGGGACAACTTGAATCTGGGGTAGCTGAAAACCTTGAGATACTCCTTGAACACCGCCTCGGAGGCAAGCGGCTGAATCCTGCCGGCCTTCCAGAGTGGAATCAGCCTTGCCGGTCTCCCCCCGAAGAGCAAAGCTGAGATCAGTACATTGGT is a genomic window of Deltaproteobacteria bacterium containing:
- a CDS encoding TIGR00266 family protein — translated: MADVIDYRILGDDMQIVEVELDPGEGVRAEAGAMMYMDDSIVMQTSTGGGLFRGFKRMLTGESFFITTFLNNGNEKARVAFGAPYPGKIIPLELDKLGGSFLCQKDAFLCAAEGIEIEVAFTKKLGTGLFGGEGFILQRLEGDGLAFVHAGGTIMKRELRDLETLRVDTGCLVAFAPSVDYDIEFVGGFKNALFGGEGIVLAKMTGPGLLYLQSLPFSRLADRLYAAARFEQRGEKSGFAGIGGGILGGILGGDKEY
- a CDS encoding putative toxin-antitoxin system toxin component, PIN family — translated: MKRVVIDTNVLISALLFGGRPARLIPLWKAGRIQPLASEAVFKEYLKVFSYPRFKLSQKEIDYLISVEILPWFEIITVPTGPPVILDDPEDDKFIWCALSGKAEAIISGDEHMLSVPDPPVLILTPSEFLDKIARP